One region of Candidatus Binatia bacterium genomic DNA includes:
- a CDS encoding lipid A biosynthesis acyltransferase, producing MSGRWRRFYKGSPRLRRLSRRAKDAALLAAVRCGLWAGRQLGLERALAAADLVGGLLYRFLGPPRRLALAHIELVYGDTLSASAREALARAAFVNVARCFMEIVKIDEIRRRAAEYVEIEGLEVLQEMVASGQGGLIVTGHIGNWELLAAYCSWRGIPVAAVARRIYVGGLNDLLVEYRARQGVETILRESPQAARQLLRTIKRGAVLAMLIDQDTNVPSVSVPFLGRSARTPAGAATFALRRRELRVAAAFIERRPRGGHRITIRPPFEKPHSGDRTEDIRSLTRVFNAALEEQILRHPTEWVWWHRRWRNRPRPRIDLDAEVA from the coding sequence GTGTCGGGTCGTTGGCGTCGCTTCTACAAGGGTTCGCCGCGACTGCGGCGGCTGTCGCGTCGCGCCAAGGATGCGGCGTTGCTGGCGGCGGTGCGCTGCGGACTCTGGGCCGGCCGCCAACTGGGACTCGAACGCGCGTTGGCCGCCGCCGACCTTGTCGGCGGATTACTGTATCGGTTTCTCGGGCCGCCGCGGCGTCTGGCGCTGGCGCACATCGAGCTGGTTTATGGCGATACCCTGTCGGCATCTGCGCGGGAGGCGCTGGCGCGAGCCGCCTTCGTGAATGTCGCCCGCTGTTTCATGGAGATCGTCAAGATCGACGAGATCCGCCGCCGGGCGGCCGAGTATGTCGAGATCGAGGGCCTCGAGGTTCTGCAGGAAATGGTGGCCAGCGGACAGGGCGGCCTGATCGTCACCGGACATATCGGCAACTGGGAGTTGCTGGCGGCCTACTGCTCCTGGCGTGGCATTCCCGTTGCGGCGGTAGCGCGGCGGATTTACGTGGGCGGACTCAACGATCTACTGGTCGAATATCGTGCCCGGCAGGGGGTCGAGACGATCCTGCGAGAGAGCCCGCAGGCCGCCCGGCAATTGCTGCGAACGATCAAGCGCGGAGCGGTCCTCGCCATGCTGATCGATCAGGACACGAACGTGCCGTCGGTGTCGGTGCCGTTTCTGGGGCGGAGCGCAAGAACCCCCGCCGGGGCGGCGACGTTTGCGCTGCGGCGACGCGAGTTGCGCGTGGCTGCCGCGTTCATCGAGCGACGGCCGCGGGGTGGGCATCGGATTACCATCCGGCCACCGTTCGAGAAGCCGCACAGCGGCGACCGGACCGAGGACATTCGGTCTCTGACGCGGGTGTTCAATGCCGCCCTCGAAGAGCAGATTCTGCGCCATCCGACGGAGTGGGTTTGGTGGCACCGGCGCTGGCGTAATCGGCCGCGGCCCCGGATTGATCTGGATGCCGAGGTCGCTTAG
- a CDS encoding ATP-binding protein, with translation MIPANNPLAARIAAIAPAGGIAAIGIAVLVLTGWIFDVALLKQFVPGTPSMKVISALAFVLAGAALVCTADAASDRRTRPIARLCAALVTALGAIALCEYAFGADLGIDNLLIPEAPAASQTPFPGRMALPTAIDFVLVGAALLFLDTETAPGYNRAQVCALAAAAISFLVLVGYLYGVPSLYIPQLPLWMAVPTAAAFLVLSAGIMCARAHSGFMRVLTGTGGGGAVARRLIPPALVVPVLFGWLRLLGERAGHYGMEFGLSIMVVMSATVLTAIVWFAARLGYSIDVERENTARLLEQRVAARTAELAGANRELEAFSYTVSHDLRAPLRHLEGFAKLLGNRLGDDIDPKAAHYLDMIKEATADMEEMVEDLLAFSRTALEPLNARSVDLAELVREAHNELREEALGRKIDWQIGPLPAVMGDPKLLQHVVVNLLANAVKYTAPREQAQIAVEARPAGADEVVVSVRDNGVGFDPTYADRLFGVFERLHSADDFDGTGVGLATVRRIVERHGGRVWAEGEIDRGATFSFTLKRA, from the coding sequence ATGATTCCAGCCAACAACCCGCTCGCCGCTCGCATCGCCGCCATTGCCCCGGCCGGCGGTATCGCCGCGATCGGCATCGCAGTTCTCGTCCTTACCGGCTGGATATTCGACGTAGCGCTCCTCAAGCAGTTCGTTCCCGGCACCCCCAGCATGAAGGTGATCTCCGCTCTGGCCTTCGTACTGGCAGGAGCCGCGCTGGTCTGTACCGCGGACGCCGCCTCCGACCGGCGCACGCGGCCAATCGCGCGCCTCTGCGCCGCACTGGTCACCGCCCTCGGCGCCATCGCCCTGTGCGAGTACGCCTTCGGCGCCGACCTCGGCATCGACAACCTGTTGATCCCGGAGGCGCCGGCAGCTTCCCAGACCCCTTTCCCGGGCCGGATGGCGCTTCCCACCGCCATCGACTTCGTGCTCGTCGGCGCGGCATTGTTGTTTCTGGATACCGAAACCGCGCCCGGATACAACCGGGCTCAGGTCTGCGCCCTTGCGGCCGCCGCCATCTCGTTTCTCGTCCTCGTCGGTTACCTGTACGGCGTCCCGTCGCTTTACATCCCGCAGTTACCGCTCTGGATGGCGGTACCCACCGCGGCGGCGTTCTTGGTCTTGTCCGCGGGGATAATGTGTGCCCGCGCTCACAGCGGGTTCATGCGCGTCCTCACCGGCACCGGGGGCGGCGGCGCGGTGGCGCGCCGTTTGATTCCCCCCGCGCTCGTCGTTCCGGTCCTCTTCGGGTGGCTGCGCCTGCTGGGCGAGCGCGCCGGACACTACGGCATGGAGTTCGGCCTGTCTATCATGGTGGTCATGAGTGCCACGGTCCTCACGGCGATCGTGTGGTTCGCCGCCCGCCTCGGCTACAGCATCGACGTCGAACGCGAAAACACGGCCCGCCTGCTCGAACAGCGCGTCGCGGCGCGCACGGCCGAACTGGCGGGTGCCAACCGCGAACTGGAAGCCTTCTCGTACACGGTATCGCACGACCTGCGCGCCCCGCTGCGCCATCTCGAAGGCTTCGCCAAACTGCTCGGCAACCGCCTCGGCGACGATATCGACCCCAAGGCCGCCCACTACCTCGATATGATCAAGGAGGCGACGGCGGACATGGAGGAGATGGTCGAGGACCTGCTCGCCTTCTCCCGCACGGCGCTGGAGCCCCTGAACGCCAGAAGCGTCGACCTGGCCGAACTGGTACGCGAGGCCCACAACGAACTGCGCGAGGAAGCCCTCGGGCGTAAAATAGATTGGCAAATCGGGCCGCTGCCGGCGGTCATGGGCGATCCGAAGCTGTTGCAGCACGTGGTCGTCAACCTGCTGGCCAATGCGGTCAAGTACACCGCTCCGCGGGAGCAAGCGCAAATCGCCGTCGAAGCGCGGCCCGCCGGCGCCGACGAGGTCGTCGTGTCGGTGCGCGACAACGGCGTCGGCTTCGACCCCACGTATGCCGACCGCCTCTTCGGTGTCTTCGAACGCCTGCACTCGGCCGACGACTTCGACGGGACGGGCGTCGGGCTGGCAACCGTGCGCCGTATCGTCGAGCGCCACGGCGGACGCGTATGGGCTGAAGGGGAGATCGACCGTGGCGCGACGTTTTCCTTCACTCTGAAGCGGGCTTGA
- a CDS encoding KpsF/GutQ family sugar-phosphate isomerase, giving the protein MTRRGRASAAVQGARRVLAIEAAAIAAVARRLDVRFDRAIDTLAACRGKVIVTGLGKTGIVGRKLAATLASTGTPSIFLHAAEAVHGDSGVFTRGDAVIAVSSSGASDEIVRILPLLKRLDLPLVAITGNVGSPLATAATVVLDVSVAEEACPLGLAPTASTTAMLALGDALAIALLERKGFGARDFAVLHPAGALGRRFLSVADLMHTGAAVPAVGAGATFQETLMEITGKRLGVTAVVDAGGALLGVITDGDLRRALERLPDVRAARAGEVMTRNPKTIAGSALAAEAVAVMERHSITSLFVLDERSRTPLGVIHLHDLLKARVV; this is encoded by the coding sequence GTGACGCGTCGAGGGCGCGCGAGTGCCGCCGTGCAGGGGGCGCGCCGCGTACTCGCCATCGAGGCGGCGGCAATAGCGGCCGTGGCCCGTCGGCTCGATGTCCGATTCGACCGTGCCATCGATACTCTGGCGGCGTGCCGGGGCAAGGTCATCGTCACCGGCCTCGGCAAGACGGGCATCGTCGGGCGCAAGCTGGCGGCGACCCTGGCGAGCACGGGCACGCCGTCGATCTTCTTGCACGCCGCGGAGGCGGTGCACGGCGATTCGGGAGTGTTTACGCGCGGCGACGCGGTGATCGCGGTGTCGTCGAGCGGCGCCTCGGACGAGATCGTCCGCATACTGCCATTGCTGAAACGCCTCGATCTGCCGCTGGTGGCGATAACGGGAAACGTCGGATCGCCGCTGGCGACGGCGGCGACGGTTGTGCTCGACGTGTCGGTGGCGGAAGAGGCGTGCCCGCTGGGCCTGGCGCCGACGGCGAGCACGACCGCGATGCTCGCCCTCGGCGATGCGCTGGCCATTGCGCTCCTCGAACGCAAAGGCTTCGGGGCGCGCGACTTTGCGGTGTTGCACCCGGCCGGCGCGCTCGGTCGTCGCTTTCTGAGCGTTGCCGACTTGATGCACACGGGCGCTGCGGTTCCCGCGGTCGGCGCGGGCGCGACATTTCAGGAAACGCTGATGGAGATTACCGGCAAACGGCTCGGGGTTACCGCGGTCGTCGATGCCGGCGGGGCGCTGCTCGGGGTGATTACCGACGGCGATTTGCGCCGCGCCCTCGAACGGTTGCCGGACGTGCGGGCGGCGCGCGCCGGCGAGGTCATGACCCGCAATCCCAAGACCATTGCGGGGAGCGCCCTGGCGGCCGAGGCGGTCGCCGTGATGGAACGGCACAGCATTACGTCGCTGTTCGTGCTCGACGAGCGGAGCCGGACGCCGCTCGGCGTGATTCATCTACACGACTTGCTGAAGGCACGCGTGGTCTGA
- a CDS encoding lysophospholipid acyltransferase family protein gives MNVPVSTPAVNGGAAEAAISRDPVRPQHFRHVVEYTVFRAAVALFAALPRTWALRLGACLGDVFYVLDRRDRRVALENLRLAFPEKCAAEHRRILRVSCRNLGRVGAEFCHLPSLDAAALRRVVELDDADRATAERVFNSGRGAVIVSGHVGNWELLAYAFALLGYPVTLVHRPMHNARVDAFVSALRTRPGTRNIPKKSAAKEVIRTLKRGGIVVIPSDQNQTRSFGVFVNFFGKAACTSPGAARLAMLTGAPVYPVFLVRDGETGRHHVEVLPEVPMVDTGDREADIVANTQRCSDAIEAMIRRYPEQWIWFHKRWKTRPAGETRRA, from the coding sequence TTGAACGTACCCGTGTCGACTCCGGCGGTTAACGGCGGCGCGGCCGAGGCGGCGATATCGCGCGACCCGGTGCGCCCGCAGCACTTCAGGCACGTCGTCGAGTACACCGTGTTTCGGGCCGCGGTCGCGTTGTTCGCCGCCCTGCCGCGAACCTGGGCGCTGCGCCTCGGTGCCTGTCTCGGAGATGTGTTCTACGTCCTCGACCGGCGTGACCGCCGCGTCGCCCTGGAAAACCTCAGGCTCGCATTCCCGGAGAAGTGCGCCGCCGAGCATCGGCGCATCCTGCGCGTCAGTTGCCGCAATCTCGGTCGCGTCGGCGCCGAGTTCTGTCACCTGCCGTCGCTCGACGCCGCCGCGCTCCGGAGGGTGGTCGAGCTGGACGACGCCGACCGTGCGACTGCGGAACGGGTCTTCAATAGCGGCCGTGGCGCGGTGATCGTCAGCGGCCACGTCGGCAACTGGGAGCTGCTCGCCTACGCCTTCGCCCTGCTCGGGTACCCGGTCACCCTGGTGCACCGGCCCATGCACAACGCCCGTGTCGACGCCTTCGTTTCCGCGCTGCGGACCCGGCCGGGTACGCGCAACATACCCAAGAAGTCGGCGGCCAAGGAGGTCATCAGAACGCTGAAACGCGGCGGGATAGTGGTGATCCCGTCGGATCAGAACCAGACCCGCAGCTTCGGCGTGTTCGTGAACTTCTTCGGCAAGGCCGCGTGTACGTCACCCGGGGCGGCGCGGCTGGCGATGCTGACGGGCGCCCCGGTGTACCCGGTGTTCCTGGTGCGCGACGGCGAGACCGGCCGCCACCACGTCGAGGTGCTGCCCGAAGTGCCGATGGTAGACACCGGAGACCGCGAGGCCGATATCGTCGCCAACACGCAGCGTTGCAGCGATGCGATCGAAGCCATGATCCGCCGCTACCCGGAGCAGTGGATCTGGTTTCACAAGCGCTGGAAGACCCGCCCCGCGGGAGAGACGCGACGAGCGTGA
- a CDS encoding PAS domain S-box protein, whose amino-acid sequence MPSLRLLYLEDSPRDAELSIAVLEDAGYVCEWDRVDSRARFVAALGDPSRYDIILADYRLPAFDGLTALRIVREGKIDLPVILVSGTLGEEVAIESLKAGATDYVLKARLASLAPVVRRALAERANERQRALVEQALHNSRQFLEAVVETAPVLIVVADANDRIVAFNRACEQVSGYRREEVLGKPAAELPLPTQWADFVRRQSGNLVDRVPCPAHEHPWRTRSGTERIIEWRCVGVPAPDDSAIWILGAGVDITERKEAERALCASEHRYQTLAEVAPVGIFHADASGNCTYINERCCRFSGLSQEDARGDGWLAALHPEDRERLAAEWRSGLQTGRPFRSECRIRHSDGAVAWVFAQAAPDRDASGAVVGYVGAVTNITEQKQAEQTIRNLNQELERRVMQRTAQLEATNKELEAFSYSVSHDLRGPLRAIAGFSQVLGEEVADRLDERGRHYLARIRAGTEQMNRLIEALLTLSRMARMEMQLTDVDLSALAEAVAAEQRDADPKRQVTVVVEPGLTARGDPRLLRVLMANLLHNAWKYTGKEERARIVVGAEEHDGERHFFVRDNGVGFDEDRADKLFAPFQRLHSTAEFEGSGIGLATVQRIVNRHGGHLCAHSAPDRGATFYFTIPDR is encoded by the coding sequence ATGCCGTCGCTCCGCCTACTGTATCTAGAAGACAGTCCGCGGGACGCCGAGCTGTCGATCGCCGTCCTCGAAGACGCCGGCTACGTCTGCGAATGGGACCGGGTCGATTCGCGGGCGCGGTTTGTCGCCGCCCTCGGGGACCCGTCGCGGTACGACATAATTCTCGCCGACTACCGGCTGCCGGCGTTCGATGGCCTGACCGCCCTGCGGATCGTGCGCGAAGGCAAGATCGACCTGCCGGTCATCCTGGTGTCCGGCACGCTCGGCGAGGAGGTGGCGATCGAGAGTCTCAAGGCCGGCGCCACCGATTACGTCCTGAAGGCGCGGCTCGCCAGTCTGGCCCCGGTCGTGCGGCGCGCCCTGGCGGAGCGCGCCAACGAGCGCCAGCGGGCCCTCGTGGAGCAGGCGTTGCACAACAGCCGCCAGTTCCTCGAGGCGGTCGTCGAAACGGCCCCCGTTCTCATCGTGGTCGCCGACGCCAACGACCGCATCGTTGCCTTCAATCGCGCCTGCGAACAGGTCAGCGGCTACCGGCGCGAAGAAGTGCTGGGTAAGCCGGCGGCGGAACTTCCCCTGCCGACGCAATGGGCGGATTTCGTGCGCCGGCAGAGCGGCAACCTCGTCGATCGGGTGCCCTGTCCGGCACACGAACACCCGTGGCGCACCCGGTCGGGAACCGAGCGCATCATCGAATGGCGCTGCGTCGGTGTACCGGCACCCGACGATAGCGCCATCTGGATCCTCGGAGCCGGCGTCGATATCACCGAACGCAAGGAGGCCGAACGGGCGCTATGCGCGAGCGAGCACCGCTACCAGACGCTCGCCGAGGTCGCGCCGGTGGGGATTTTTCACGCCGACGCGAGTGGAAACTGCACGTACATTAACGAACGCTGCTGCCGGTTTAGCGGCCTGAGCCAGGAAGACGCTCGCGGCGACGGATGGCTGGCCGCCTTGCATCCGGAAGACCGCGAACGCCTGGCCGCCGAATGGCGTAGCGGCTTGCAGACCGGCCGGCCCTTTCGATCCGAGTGCCGCATCCGGCACAGCGACGGCGCCGTCGCATGGGTGTTCGCGCAGGCCGCCCCGGACCGCGACGCGTCCGGAGCTGTCGTCGGCTACGTCGGCGCGGTGACTAACATCACCGAACAAAAGCAGGCCGAGCAGACGATCCGGAATTTGAACCAGGAACTCGAACGGCGCGTCATGCAGCGCACGGCACAACTCGAAGCGACCAACAAGGAACTAGAAGCGTTCAGCTACTCGGTATCGCACGATCTGCGCGGTCCGCTGCGGGCGATCGCCGGCTTCAGCCAGGTGTTGGGCGAGGAGGTCGCCGATCGGCTCGACGAACGCGGGCGTCACTACCTCGCACGCATCCGCGCCGGCACGGAGCAAATGAACCGGCTGATAGAGGCGCTGCTGACGCTGTCGCGCATGGCGCGAATGGAGATGCAGCTTACCGACGTCGATCTGAGCGCCCTTGCGGAGGCAGTGGCCGCCGAGCAGCGCGACGCCGACCCGAAACGGCAGGTGACCGTCGTCGTCGAACCCGGGCTGACGGCACGCGGCGACCCGCGCCTCCTGCGCGTGCTGATGGCCAACCTGCTGCACAACGCCTGGAAGTACACCGGCAAAGAGGAGCGGGCGCGGATCGTCGTCGGCGCGGAAGAACACGACGGCGAGCGCCACTTCTTCGTACGCGACAACGGCGTGGGCTTCGACGAGGACCGCGCCGACAAGCTATTCGCCCCCTTCCAGCGGCTGCACTCGACGGCCGAGTTCGAGGGCAGCGGCATCGGCCTCGCCACCGTCCAGCGCATCGTCAACCGCCACGGCGGCCATCTCTGCGCGCACAGCGCCCCGGACCGGGGGGCCACCTTCTATTTCACCATCCCGGACCGGTGA
- a CDS encoding PAS domain S-box protein, producing MRPPPGLFGAILAIVFVAELVVMAGLAAVQPALDPWLEAVADASLLAVASAPLVWWVIVRPIRLGSVADRVTYSAILNGTTDGIVFVDERGIIEVFNPAAERLFGYPASEAVGKKVNVLMPSPHREAHDGYIANYWLTGESDVIGGCREVVGQRKDGTVVPVELSVSLHRVNGRRFFTAVVRDVTERKRVEDALRESEARFRGAFDAAAIGMALVSLEGRWLQVNAALCRIVGYSANELLATNFQSITHPGDLETDLDALRRLSAGEIDTHGTEKRYIHKSGRAVTVRLSVSLVRGFAGRPLYFVTQIEDVTERKRAEDESRLLQAIMLGIDEVDGVKSAFDAVLRHICQDTEWVCGEAWVPTSDGTVLERAAAWYRTIADLDGFFVAGKSFTFARGVGLPGRVWLSKGAVWIRDVTSDPNFPRAAHALRAGLRCAVGIPVLTGGQVVAVLTFHMREAREEDERQARLIAAVAAQLGGTIRRKQADAALRASEERTRSIIDNALDAFIGIEDDGRISGWNRQAESVFGWQRDEIIGRTLEETVIPPQYRQAHRSGLQRFAATGEGEVLNRRIEIAALHRDGHEFPVELSMWPVRLGETLTCSAFLRDITERKRAEAELQQAKQAAEVADRAKSEFLANMSHEIRTPMNGIVGATELVLDTPLAAEQREYLDIVRCSADSLLTVINDILDFSKIEAGKLEFEQIDFGLRDCLEETIRVAAVFARQKSLALGVDVSPQVGDALVGDPGRLRQVLTNLVGNAIKFTERGEVAVSVDVAARAAASADRGDEEGCRAESDCEPGIELHFAVRDSGIGIAPDRQQAVFNAFEQGDGSTARRYGGTGLGLAISAKLVRMMGGRMWVESDVGRGSTFHFTARFGVQPAERAAIARGRPSKSGLRGPWGPLKILLAEDNAVNQKLVTRLLERGGHTVNVAGNGHEVLAALQKERFDVVLMDVQMPEMDGFQTTAEIRRRELEPGGGAHSGLAGMHMPIVAMTAHAMKGDRERCLEAGMDGYVAKPVRAAELFAAIDDLLSARRAAAAPAA from the coding sequence GTGCGTCCTCCGCCCGGTCTGTTCGGGGCCATCCTGGCGATCGTGTTCGTTGCCGAACTGGTTGTCATGGCGGGTCTGGCGGCCGTCCAGCCGGCGCTCGATCCATGGTTGGAGGCCGTGGCCGATGCGAGCTTGTTGGCGGTTGCGAGCGCACCGCTGGTCTGGTGGGTCATCGTCCGTCCGATTCGGCTGGGCAGTGTCGCGGATCGCGTCACCTACTCGGCCATCCTCAATGGTACCACCGACGGGATCGTCTTCGTTGACGAGCGCGGTATTATCGAGGTGTTTAACCCCGCGGCCGAGCGACTGTTCGGGTATCCGGCGAGCGAGGCGGTCGGGAAGAAGGTGAACGTCTTGATGCCGTCGCCGCACCGGGAGGCCCATGACGGCTACATCGCCAACTACTGGCTAACCGGCGAGAGCGACGTCATTGGCGGATGCCGCGAGGTGGTCGGACAGAGGAAAGACGGCACGGTGGTCCCGGTCGAGTTGAGCGTGAGCCTCCACCGGGTCAACGGCCGGCGGTTTTTCACTGCGGTCGTACGTGACGTTACGGAACGTAAGCGGGTCGAGGATGCCCTGCGGGAGAGCGAGGCGCGCTTCCGTGGGGCCTTCGATGCGGCCGCAATTGGAATGGCGCTGGTGTCGCTCGAGGGCCGGTGGCTTCAAGTCAATGCGGCGCTGTGCCGAATCGTCGGCTACTCGGCGAACGAACTGCTGGCCACGAACTTCCAGTCGATCACCCACCCGGGCGACCTGGAGACCGACCTCGACGCTCTACGCCGCCTCTCGGCCGGGGAGATCGACACGCACGGAACCGAGAAACGGTATATTCACAAGTCCGGGCGCGCCGTCACGGTACGTCTGAGCGTGTCGCTGGTCCGCGGTTTCGCCGGACGACCCCTCTACTTCGTTACGCAGATCGAGGACGTGACCGAACGCAAACGGGCCGAAGACGAATCCCGTCTCCTCCAGGCGATCATGCTGGGCATCGACGAGGTCGACGGCGTTAAGTCCGCGTTCGACGCCGTGCTCCGCCATATCTGCCAGGATACGGAATGGGTGTGTGGAGAAGCCTGGGTTCCGACCTCCGACGGAACAGTCCTCGAACGTGCGGCCGCATGGTACCGCACGATCGCCGATCTGGATGGCTTCTTCGTAGCAGGCAAGTCGTTTACATTCGCGCGCGGGGTGGGTCTGCCCGGTCGGGTGTGGCTGTCGAAAGGGGCGGTATGGATTCGCGACGTGACGTCGGACCCGAACTTCCCGCGGGCCGCACATGCGTTGCGGGCGGGCCTGCGGTGTGCCGTCGGCATTCCCGTCCTTACCGGTGGGCAGGTCGTTGCGGTGCTGACGTTTCATATGCGCGAGGCCCGGGAGGAAGACGAGCGTCAGGCGCGGCTTATCGCCGCGGTTGCCGCCCAACTCGGCGGTACCATTCGGCGCAAGCAAGCGGACGCGGCGCTGCGTGCGAGCGAAGAGCGCACCCGTTCGATCATCGACAACGCGCTCGACGCGTTCATCGGCATCGAGGACGACGGTCGGATCAGTGGCTGGAACCGCCAGGCCGAAAGCGTTTTCGGCTGGCAGCGTGACGAGATAATCGGGCGCACCCTCGAAGAAACCGTCATCCCGCCGCAATACCGGCAGGCGCACAGGAGCGGATTACAGCGTTTCGCGGCGACCGGCGAGGGCGAGGTGCTGAATCGGCGGATCGAGATCGCCGCATTGCACCGCGACGGGCACGAATTTCCCGTCGAGCTGTCCATGTGGCCGGTACGACTCGGAGAGACGTTGACGTGCAGCGCCTTTCTCCGCGACATCACCGAGCGAAAACGCGCCGAAGCGGAGTTGCAGCAGGCCAAGCAGGCCGCCGAAGTCGCCGATCGAGCCAAGAGCGAGTTCCTGGCCAACATGAGTCACGAAATCCGCACGCCGATGAACGGTATCGTCGGGGCAACCGAGCTGGTGCTCGATACGCCGCTTGCCGCGGAGCAACGCGAGTACCTCGACATCGTGAGATGCTCGGCCGATTCGCTCCTTACGGTTATCAACGACATTCTGGACTTCTCCAAGATCGAAGCCGGAAAGCTCGAGTTCGAGCAGATCGATTTCGGTCTGCGCGACTGCCTCGAGGAGACGATCCGGGTGGCGGCGGTTTTCGCACGTCAGAAGAGCCTTGCCCTTGGAGTCGACGTAAGCCCGCAGGTGGGGGATGCTCTGGTGGGCGATCCGGGCCGTCTGCGGCAGGTCCTTACCAACCTCGTGGGCAATGCCATCAAGTTCACCGAGCGGGGCGAGGTGGCCGTGAGCGTCGACGTTGCCGCTCGCGCGGCGGCATCTGCGGACCGGGGCGATGAAGAGGGATGCCGAGCCGAATCGGATTGCGAACCCGGCATCGAGCTGCATTTCGCGGTTCGCGACAGCGGGATCGGGATCGCTCCCGACCGGCAACAGGCGGTGTTCAACGCTTTCGAACAGGGGGACGGTTCGACCGCGCGGAGGTACGGCGGGACGGGTCTGGGGCTGGCGATCTCCGCAAAGCTGGTGCGCATGATGGGTGGCCGTATGTGGGTGGAGAGCGACGTCGGCCGCGGCAGCACGTTCCATTTCACCGCGCGCTTCGGCGTGCAGCCCGCGGAGCGCGCGGCAATTGCGCGCGGACGTCCGTCGAAGTCCGGACTCCGCGGTCCGTGGGGTCCGCTCAAGATCCTGCTTGCCGAGGACAACGCGGTGAACCAGAAGTTGGTGACGCGCTTGCTGGAGAGAGGGGGGCACACGGTGAACGTGGCCGGCAATGGCCACGAGGTTCTGGCGGCGTTGCAGAAGGAGCGATTCGACGTGGTTCTAATGGACGTCCAGATGCCGGAAATGGACGGCTTCCAAACGACCGCAGAAATTCGGCGGCGCGAGCTCGAGCCGGGCGGCGGGGCGCACTCGGGACTGGCTGGCATGCACATGCCGATCGTCGCCATGACCGCCCATGCGATGAAAGGCGACCGCGAGCGTTGCCTCGAGGCGGGAATGGACGGTTATGTCGCCAAACCGGTTCGGGCGGCGGAGTTGTTCGCGGCGATCGACGACCTGCTCTCGGCGCGGCGCGCCGCCGCTGCGCCGGCCGCCTGA